In Planctomonas sp. JC2975, the genomic stretch CACCACTCCGGAGCGCGGGTGAGGGCGGTAGATGACCCGATGCCGTCCCGTGGCAAGGAGCCGCTCCACGAGCGCGACCCCATGGGATGCGACGGATCCATACGCGGCCGCAGCGCGGTCACCCTCCCACGTCGGCGCGTACAGCACGACCGTGCGGTCGTCCGGCGTGTAGGGAAGCGAACCCGAATAGTGATCGGCCTGCGGACGCCCGATCTTGATGGCTCGCTTATCGAAGTCGTAGTCCCAGAGCACCTTGCGCAGGCGCGAGATGGCGGCGTCCCCCGCCACGAACGCGTAGTCGTACGCCTTGAACTGGTTGGTGGTCATGTACATCTTGTCGGATTCGCCGTGGTTGATGAACACGTGCCAGCGGCGGCCGTACCGCATCATCTGGAAGTTGCGGGTGTTCTGGTTCACGTAGAAGACGACGCGGATGTCCTGCTCAGCGATCGTCTCCTCCAGGTCGACAACGGTTCGCACGTATGCGACGGGAAGTGGCGATTCGTCGAGCAAGGCGGCCGCGCCGACGGGCGACCGGGACAGGATGACGACGGGCCAGGTCTTGCTCAGATCGACCAGCGGCTTGTACCACTGGCGGATCTGGTACAGGTTGACCTTGCTATCGGCGAAGTACACCGCGATCTTGTATTTCGCGGGCTCCAGGAGCGCCGAGCGGTCGAGACGCTCGGCGAGCTCCGCGCGAGCGCGGCGCTGCGCGAAGGCGTTCCTGATCAACCGAACGCCCGCTCGGGCGTCATGCGCTAGTCCCATCCGACCAGAATATTGGAGGATTCTTAGCATCCGCTTCGCGCCGGCGCCACCAGTGGTTCACCTGGAAGCACCAGGGCTCACGCCCATGCCGATGGTCCGGATGGCGCCGGCGTCGGAACCCGTCAGATCACAGGCGGGCGACCGGCGAGCGTCATCCGCCACACGGTGCGCCAGCTCATCGGACGGCGCTCTCCGGGATCGTCGCGCCAGCCGGCGGCCCAGCCAGCGAACCACGGGCGCAGCGTGCCCGGGGAGCGTGCGCCACGCAGCAGCTGTACGCCAGTCCAGGTCGCGACGTACACCGGGATGAGGATCGCCGGAAGGTTGCGCCTGGCGACCCACACGCGGTTCCTGGCGTTGCGCCAGTAGAAGTCCGAGTGCCGTGTGGTCGGGACATTCGGATGCCGCGCCTCCAGGTCGCCCGCGTACCACGCGCGTCTCCCCTGATCCCAGACCCGCCACGCAAGCTCGATGCCCTCGTGGGCGTAGAAGAAGGGATCCGCCCATCCGCGGGCCGCCTCGAACACGGAGCGGGGCATGACGATCGCCCCCTCGAGGAGAGAGAAGACCGCGCTGGGGCGTGCCGGATCCCCCTTGCGCAGGCGCGGAACCCAGCGCCGCGGTGCAGGCGAGTCATCGATGGTGCGGACGCGCGGCTGCAGCACGCCCAGCGAAGGGTCTGTGCGGAAGCGGTCGATGGCATCCGCGAGAAAGGCGTCCGATTCGAGGTATTCGTCGTCGTCGAGGAAGAACAGGAACTCGCCGGCGACCTCGGGGACACCTGCGTTGCGTCCCGCCGGGATACCCATGTTCTCGGGCAGGCCGAGGCCCCTGACCCCCTCGGGCAGCCCTGTCGGGTCCCATCCGTTGCCGACGCAGACGATGTCGACGGCGACGCCGCGCTGCGCGGTGACGGATGCCAGCGCGCGCGCCAGCTCCGCCGGTCGCGTCCCCTGCGTCAAGACCACGACGCCGACGGTCGGCGCATCGGATCCGGCCGGTCCAGGCCCGCCCGATCCGGATCCCTCGAATCCGGATCCGCGCGTCTCACCGCCGAAGCCGCTCACGACCGCAGTCGCCTCGAGCTGATGATCGCGACGAAATGACCGATCAGCCCCAGGATCGCGAACGCCATGAGAACGACGAGGTAGACACGTTCCGTTGCCGGCGTTCCGGTGAACAAGGCGAGGACCGCGACGACGAACGTGACGAGCGTGAGTTCGACCGAGTGGAACATCCGGTGGAACGGGAAGAACTTGACCGCGCGTCTGGCCAGCGCAATGAGGCGGTGCTGCGGTGCGGCATCCGCCTCTTCGTTGCCAAGGCGCGGAAGCCCTGCATATGCGCGGGCGACGCGCGTGAGGTCGTTCAGCGCCTTGTTGAGCACCAGCACGAGCGCGAGCGCGAAGCCGAGCGTCGTCCACAGGTAGTCGGAGGGGGCATCGAACGGCCAGGACGCAGCGCGGAGTCCGAGGACGATCGCGATGAACGTCTCGGTCGTGTAGTGCCCGACGGCGTCGAGGAAGTGGCCGGCCGGCGACGAGCTGTGCCGCCAGCGGGCGACCTCGCCGTCGCAGCAGTCGAACAGCATCTGCACCTGGCCGAACACCACGGCGAGCGCGGCGCCGCCGATGCCCGGGATGAGCAGGGAGGCAGCGGCCAGCCATCCGGACAGGATCATGAACGCCGTCACGCCGTTCGCGCTGATGCGGGTCTTGAGCAGCGCCCACGTCAGATACGGCGAGATGCGGCGCAGGTAGAGGTGCGCCGTCCAGTGCTCGGCGTTGCGGCGCTGACGCACCTCCGGCGGCTGGGTCACCTCGCGCAGCTGAGCGATCGACTCTGGCCGGCGATACGAATCCGGAGCCGACACACTACCTCCCTGAACGACTGTGCAGATCGTGCGACAGCTCGAAGAATCCGCCGATGAATCCGACGCCCCAGCTCACGTGGATGGTCGGCACGACGACGATGAACCGCAGCATAGCGGCGAACCCGTCCCTGCTCGCGATCGCCGCTGCGGCGGCCACGACGAACAGCACGTAGAGGACGGGGACGGCGAATGCCAGTGCGAGCCACCCGATCGGCGCGCCGACGATCAGGCCTGCGAGCCCGACGAGACCCACGATGACGGACGCCGCAAGCAGCAGGACGAGCACGGGCGGGGCGAAGTATCTCGCGGAGTTCGCGGACGCGAACCGTCGCACGAGCTCGCCGCGCCACATCCCGGTGGCGAAGAACTGGTGCACGAGCGAGCGGATGCTCGACCGCGGCTGGTACGTCACCACGAGTCGCGGTGTGAACCAGACCGTTCCGCCTGCGGCGCGCAGGCGACGGTTGAGCTCCCAGTCCTGACCTCGACGGACACCCTCGTCGAAGAGTCCGACGGCTTCGAGGCGATCGCGACGGAAGGATCCGAGATACGCCGTCTGCGCCGGCCCTTCCTTGCCGCCGACGTGATGTTGCGTTCCGCCGAGACCGATGCGCGACTTGTAGGCGCGAGCGACCGCTTTCTCGAAGGGAGTGGTGCCGCGGGCATCCATCAGGCCGCCGACATTGTCGGCGCCGGTGCGCCGCAGCGTCTCCACGGCGATGCGCGTGTAGTCGGAGGGAAGCAACGAGTGGGCGTCGACGCGGATCACGACGGGATACGCGGATGCCCGGATCGCCTGGTTCAGACCCGCGGAGGTCGAAGCGGCGGGATTCGGCACGACGCGTACGTTCGGATGCTCACGAGCAAGCTCGGCGAGCACCACCTCCGTCCCGTCATTGCTGGGACCCACGGCCAGTGTGATGTCGTACGGACCCTCGTAGTCCTGCGCGAGGAGACGCTCGACGGCGGCTCGCACGTACGGTGCTTCATTGAGGACCGGCATCACGTACGACACGCCGGGGAGCGCACCCGTGGCGCCTGTACTGCTGGATTCGCCCATCACATCCGCTCGTCGAACCGGAGGCCAAGCCTATCAGCGCACCGAGCAGGGGATCGAAGCGGCAGGGAGCGAGGCAGG encodes the following:
- a CDS encoding CDP-alcohol phosphatidyltransferase family protein: MSAPDSYRRPESIAQLREVTQPPEVRQRRNAEHWTAHLYLRRISPYLTWALLKTRISANGVTAFMILSGWLAAASLLIPGIGGAALAVVFGQVQMLFDCCDGEVARWRHSSSPAGHFLDAVGHYTTETFIAIVLGLRAASWPFDAPSDYLWTTLGFALALVLVLNKALNDLTRVARAYAGLPRLGNEEADAAPQHRLIALARRAVKFFPFHRMFHSVELTLVTFVVAVLALFTGTPATERVYLVVLMAFAILGLIGHFVAIISSRRLRS
- a CDS encoding glycosyltransferase yields the protein MVLTQGTRPAELARALASVTAQRGVAVDIVCVGNGWDPTGLPEGVRGLGLPENMGIPAGRNAGVPEVAGEFLFFLDDDEYLESDAFLADAIDRFRTDPSLGVLQPRVRTIDDSPAPRRWVPRLRKGDPARPSAVFSLLEGAIVMPRSVFEAARGWADPFFYAHEGIELAWRVWDQGRRAWYAGDLEARHPNVPTTRHSDFYWRNARNRVWVARRNLPAILIPVYVATWTGVQLLRGARSPGTLRPWFAGWAAGWRDDPGERRPMSWRTVWRMTLAGRPPVI
- a CDS encoding CDP-glycerol glycerophosphotransferase family protein, whose product is MGLAHDARAGVRLIRNAFAQRRARAELAERLDRSALLEPAKYKIAVYFADSKVNLYQIRQWYKPLVDLSKTWPVVILSRSPVGAAALLDESPLPVAYVRTVVDLEETIAEQDIRVVFYVNQNTRNFQMMRYGRRWHVFINHGESDKMYMTTNQFKAYDYAFVAGDAAISRLRKVLWDYDFDKRAIKIGRPQADHYSGSLPYTPDDRTVVLYAPTWEGDRAAAAYGSVASHGVALVERLLATGRHRVIYRPHPRSGVVDEDYGAANERIIAMLNAANATDPAGHHVYDDGPELGWQLSTADMAIVDISAMVYDRLAAGKPLLITRPVSQEAEIDRGGYLSACEWLTTDQAPDIVSILDDLQHDDAAADRLTYWVERYFGDTTPGETTRRFHDAVQHLMDEWDRAAAIHADDEVGLERGDVNEVDDPDAVLTE
- a CDS encoding glycosyltransferase family 2 protein, whose protein sequence is MGESSSTGATGALPGVSYVMPVLNEAPYVRAAVERLLAQDYEGPYDITLAVGPSNDGTEVVLAELAREHPNVRVVPNPAASTSAGLNQAIRASAYPVVIRVDAHSLLPSDYTRIAVETLRRTGADNVGGLMDARGTTPFEKAVARAYKSRIGLGGTQHHVGGKEGPAQTAYLGSFRRDRLEAVGLFDEGVRRGQDWELNRRLRAAGGTVWFTPRLVVTYQPRSSIRSLVHQFFATGMWRGELVRRFASANSARYFAPPVLVLLLAASVIVGLVGLAGLIVGAPIGWLALAFAVPVLYVLFVVAAAAAIASRDGFAAMLRFIVVVPTIHVSWGVGFIGGFFELSHDLHSRSGR